The stretch of DNA GGAAAAACTAGGCAATCACAAAGATACCTACAAGTATATGAGGCTATGTTTTGCCCAAGAGTTTGAGTGGGGTGTTGGCGACGAGACATCAAAGGCACGGCTTTGGCTTGCTAGAGACGCCTTGAATAACTGGAAGTTTGAGGAGGCATATGAATTAGCTAAGGATTTAAACTACAGCAATGCTCACGATATCGAGGAAGCGCGAGCCATCGCACGAGATGCTCGAAATAGAATGAAAAACCAAATGCATTAAGAGAAAGTTTGCAATACTATGACTGTCTGACCGCTATTTTTgtatattattgaaattaaaattaaaattaaataaaataaaattactGTGTGAATACAgaaaatctaaaaaaacAGATACATATTGATTACTTAATAATTAACAAGTTCATCTCTCAATTGTAACAAATCTTCTTCTGATTTGATATTACTAAATACATTTTCGATTGCTTTTGGCAAGACCTCAACAACACGATCGAGTTCCTCTTCTTTAACACCAAtgtttatcattatcaacaaatgtGGTGGCAACACTGGCAAGTTTTCATGTTCTAAAATCAACTTACTTCTGGTTATTAATATGCCTTCATGTTCCAAAACATAATCAATAACTTTTTGTAAGATAAAACTttccaaattcaaatactCGTCAAACtcattcaacaattttgcAGGCTTCCCCGTGGTGATAAATGTGGAGTTACCATACATCAATggcaaattcaattgttctcTGACCTTCTCTCTCAATCTCAAATGTATCATAGGCGATTGAGGGGATGACACGATGTGCATTGGTAACTTTTCAAGTGCAGCTTCCAATCTGTCGTACACGTCAACAGTCTTTTTATGCAATTGAACCATTAATTTCGATTTTCCAGTGGTCGGATCCAAGTTTTCTGGTGCCAGAATTTCTCTAATTGCTTGGGAAGTAACTTTGGCCGAATATGGGGGCAACGATGCACTAAAGACATAGGCATTGGATGAGATTCTTTGATGGTGCACCATTGGATTAACACCAACACAAAATCCACCAGATGACGCAAAAGAATTAGCCATGGAACCAATAGTGATGGAAATTTCATCTCTTGAAACCCCATAGTGTTCCGGCAAACCCTTACCAGTGCCACCTAAAACACCAATAGACAATGATTCGTCCAAAAAGAGTCTATACTTGTacttgtttttcaattccaCTATTCTTGGCAAGTTGGCAATATCACCGGAATTGGCAAACAACCCTTCTGTGATgataaatcttcttcttattgGTTTCTGTCTGTCTAAAACTGGTTTCAATTGTGACAAAATTTGTTCCAAATGGTCGACATCATTGTGATCATACCATTCAATATCGGCTCTGCTAACAATTAACGCCTTTTGTAATGCAATATTAACACCACTGTCAACCACACACAAATCACctcttttcaaaaatgcAGGTATAACGGAACCAGCAGTAACAAAATCTTGCCCATAAATGATAGCCTGCTCAGAGTCCAAATAACGAGCCAAATCTTCTTCCAATCTGACGTGGACATCTTGGGTCCCGTAAAAGTTTGGTGGACCACATGCACCCACACCGGCCGATCTAATTTCTACTCTGGCTGATTCTTTAATTCTATCGTTCTCGTTAAGATTAAGGAAATCCTGTGAAGCAAGGTTCACTGCCGTCTTGTTATTTAATTTCACATGAGCACCATTTTGACCTATGATCTCTGGCACTGATTTCAATTCCCAATTTTCCAACTCGGTAACCTCATTGACCAAAGGAGCTGGTTCCCATTCATCACACAACTCATCGATCTCTTTACGAGAAAACCTTACCAATTCCGACttgttttcctttttctttgaacTCAAAAAATATGATAGGGCAAAAAGAACTAAACAAAATTCAAGCAAAGATCTTATAGGATCATTCTGGTAAGATGATTTAATATATCTCAAAATGATACTACCCCCAGGTATGTATTCCAAGTTGTTCAAAGCGGTGACAAAGTCTTCTTGAAACGTAGATGACAATAACTCCCATGCAGCTGATAATGGCAATGCACTGTAATGCTGCTGAGCTATAGCTGTTGCAGTAGTCGTAGTcgtggttgtggttgtggtaaCAATTATTGAAGATGCCATTATAAACTGTCTAACAAATGGAttcaaatataattgaCTATTCGTTTGTCCAAAAACGTATCTATTTGTCTATCAAAGAAAgggaaaaaagaaaaagaaaagaatgaatgaatgaatgaaaatgTTATTGAAGTAATGATATGGTAGATTTCTAAATGTACATATGTTAGAAGTGGACGTGTGAGGTTAGCttggttttcaaaaatgataaattttttttttcgtgttttagtttgtttgttgaaaGTTTAAGAAATTTGTCACCAagtacacacacacacacacaaacaaaagaatCGTCCACTGGGCTATCCAGTAGAGACATTTTTCTGTCACGACATTTTCTTTAGGCGACCCCTTTCTTTGTATATTTCTAAATCCTAACTATAACTTTACACACACATCGGCGAAAACCTACCTTTATggaataaaaattttcGACACACCTTCAACTTCTCTTCTGCAACACACACATCCTTCAATTCCTTTACTAACTAAACTCAATCTACAGCTCTCACAAATAGCAAAGCATTTACATGGCCAAGTAATGATTTCTCGAACATTTGTCTGGCAGATCACACAGTCCAAGGATCTGGCACTGTCGTCGTCGCGACTACTTTGCTCGCCCTTTTCAAGCCtctttgaaattaatatatCCAATAATCTAGCAGTTTCACTATCCTCTTCAGTTCTCCCTAAAAATTTATCGGTTGACTGAAACAGCAGCAGTGGCAGGAATGCTAATGATTGATACTTGGATCTGGTCAATCTTCCGTTCTCTTCTCCATACTGCATGTGTTTCTGTAATATATCCAAGTATGTCGTGTTGGATGACACAAGCACATCGTGTAATTCCTTGCCATCAAAAAGTTCATGTATTGGTAATATAGCTTGTTTTTGTGCAAATGTAGGGTTTCGAGATGCCACAGTTCCCGGAGTGAAAACAACTTCATCCACATCAGAATCATATTCCAAATCAGTCTCCTCCTCTATAACCTCATTGTAATCACCAGAATTATCCACTTCGGAAATGTCGTTGGTTGATAGTAATATCTTAGCGTACGACTGGGAAACCTCATCTTGCGTAAAGGAGTCGATATTAACCAAGTCTTTTTTCTTACGACTAACTCGTCTTGTCACGTATTTTCGTAAAAATGGCGGGGTCTTTAACTTTCTCTTTTCAAACTCGTCTTCGGTCTCTTCTTCCCAGTATGGCCGTTTCTCGATCTTCTTACCCAAAACAACCTTTTTGAACAAGTTTGGTATGTATTCCAAAATAAAGCTATCAACCACCAAACCGTACAATAATTGCCAAGTGTACACGATCATATCCTTCAAATACAAAgttcttttcttcaaaaCGCTGGTCCTTCCACCAATGTTGCTGCTCTCGTAATCGCCCAAATAGTTTCCTGAAATTAACCTTTGTGTGGGTTTAGCTATGACATTACCATAACCAACGAGTTGGTTTTCCTGCAAGTACTGGACAACACCCCGCGATGTTCCATTTCGAGAAGAGTGGCCTGCCCACTTTAATCTCTCCCAAATGCTTCTATCTACCCAAGTTTCATCCTCTAGATTAACTAGACTTAATTCGGTAATATAGCTTGACCTCCCCGCCAGTGTGATTGCCAAAATTCCCACATTTAACAATGCAGTGTAGAAATCATCATTGAGGTTGATATTCAAGTTCTTTATCAACAGATTTGTATCCTCCTCATCCAACTCATTTCGAGAATCACGCATAAACAAACTAGCATAATTGAGACCTCGTAACCGGAATCCATTGACAACCACGGCCAACAAAAAGATTGCCAAGCTGATCAATATGATAAACAATATAAGCACTTGGGGAGTAAAAGTCAAAACCAATATAAGCGGGAACTGCAAAAAGCCCCAGCCATTGGTAAATGAGCTAATGAAGTAACCCAAAAACGTCATACCAAAAACTGTCAGCGGTATTAACCTATACTTATTGTCATTAATTATAGCACCAATGTGAATGTTCAAATGATTCAAGATCAGAAACAACGTGGTGAGAAGGACTTGCTCTGTTGGTCGCTTGTAATACTTGGAACTCCCAAAGAAAAATGCCCCGTTACTGCTAAACTCTTGAAACGCTAAAGAATGTTCAAATATTGTGATCCCGCTCTCTGTATAAGGTTTCTTACCTTCGATCGACGCAATAAACGTTTCAATAAACGACAGTAAACAAAATGTTAAAAAGATTGGCCAGTACATGTCACTTGTGGGTCCGACCATAACCTGTGCCCCGGGTGTCTTCATGTATTTGGTGTCGTTGAAAAACTCAGCATCATACTGGAACAACAGGTCAGGAATGTATCGGTATATCCAATTTAGACTGGAGTCCTGTGTTAGCCCCAAGTGGTAATgcaaattcaaaacaatcaagatgttataaatttgatacaagaacaacaatataACTCCCACCCTAAAACTTATCATActcaaatttttgaaaatagtACTGCTCGCCAACTTTGCTTGGTTGAATTGGCCCCTCCTCACTTGCTGTTGCtgtaaattatttgttgaGGCCATCACCAATGTTCTGTTTAACACTAGKKGCCATCACAAGACATGCTAGTCCATAGATTGAACAACAGTATTTGCTTATTGCTCCTAATCTATTCCAGGGGGTGGTATTCATGGAGGAGGATTGTTCACTTTGTTCCCATATCACATCGACCAACGACGAGATAAACTTGGCCAAAGGAAAATACTCATGCTCGTCATCGATTGCGGTGCCAAAACTACCACTTATATCTATAGTGCTGTTATTCATTGTTAGGTGCTGTGTGTGGTGTGATAGGAGAACAACCCTCCCACACTTATTTTCTGTCTGTAATTGTCATGCTCGGTTTAGGTGTGTGGGAAATGTCGCACTATCTAGGTTCTGTAGGTGAGCGACATTTAACCAAATATCCAcaacattgaaaaaaaaaaatacatcTTCAAACATCTCCTCCATCGCAAGACAATCTAGTCTATCTAATATCAGTACAACCATTTACACACAATGGGACGTAAATTACCCCCACCTCCACCTCCTCCAGGAATACTGAATAAGAACAAACGAAGAAAAGAGAATGATGGAAAACCAATTACGGAGAACAGCAATGGTGCCGGTAAGCAACAACTTCCACcacctcctcctcctccttcATCCTCTCAATCTTTGAATAGCAAACTTCGACCACCTCCACCTCCAcctccacctccaccaCCTTCTGCAGATAGTAAAAAACAATCAGCACCATCAACATCCCTTgaaaatgaacaagaaccaagaaaaagaacTTGGTCTAATGTGGTGAAATCTCGACGTCAGAAAAAGTCAGATACAAAGAGATCAGCCACTCAGGTCATACCACAGAAGCCAGAGATGCCACCGCAGCACTTGCGCAAGATTATGATTGATCATGGTGATTTGACTCTGAACAAGATTGCATCTGATAAACGCTCACACTTGGGAtctttaaaatatttaccaCATGCATTGTTAAAATTACTCGAAAACATGCCACAACCATGGGAACAGCAAAAGGAAGTTAAAGTTCTTTACCACACAACAGGAGCCATCACATTTGTCAATGAAATTCCCAGAGTCATCGAGCCAGTTTACATAGCCCAATGGGCGACTACTTGGAACATGATGAGACGAGAGAAAAAAGATAGGAAACATTTCAAGAGGATGAGATTCCCGCCATTTGATGACGAAGAGCCGCCGTTAGATTGGCTCGAAAACTTGGATGATACAGAACTAGTGGATGCCATTAGACTGAAAGAAATAGAGGATGACGACGAATTGAGAGATTGGTTTTATGATACAAGACCTTTAGTAGAAGACCCGGACATTGTGAATGGTGATTCTTACCGTAAATGGAATTTAGATTTTGGTACCATGAACAAATTGTATCAGTTGTCTCGACCTATATTACACGAGGGACAAACACAGAAATTCGATAAAAACTCCTTGTTCACAGCAAAAAGTCTAAATGTTGCTATTCCAGGAGGACCAAAGTTTGAGCCACTTTTCAAAgacaaaatcaataatccCGAGCTCGAAGATTTTACAGAATTCAATTCCGTTGATAGAATCATATTTAGACAGCCAATCAAGACTGAATATAAAGTGGAGTTGCCATTCTTATACAATTCCTTTGTCAAGAAAGTATCGGTTTCCCCTCTTGGTGCACCATTGGATTGCCGATCTCAGCAGCCACAAAGCAAGGGGCTTCCTGCTTTTACTTTTAATCCAAAATTCAATCTCATTGTGCCGAAAACACAACCTAAGAAGAGTGAGGATAAAgatgacgacgacgacgacaACAACGATTTTGCTTTAGATGTTGAGCCGTTTCTATCTTGGACGACAACTGAAGAAACAAATGACATTGAAGAGTTTGGAGAAGTTCCAGTGGAACCAAAAGGCACAGCAGATGCATtggatttgttttttgctCCATACCCTTTTAATCGTCGCAGAGGCAAAACCATACGTGCTCAGGACGCCGCATTAACGAAAGATTGGTATTTGCACCAGGCCCCGAAAAGCAGCAACACCAAAGTGCGTGTTTCTTACCAGAAgctattgaaaaattatgtGTTGAATGAGGTTCACAAACGACCAAACTCAAGACGAAGATCACATAAGAATAAACATCAAAAACTATTGAGGAGTTTAAAGATGACGAAATACtttcaacaaacaacaatagacTGGGTTGAAGCAGGTATACAAGTGTGCAGACAAGGGTTCAATATGTTAAACTTGTTGATACACAAGAGAGGTCTTACGTATCTTCATTTGGATTATAATTTTAACTTGAAGCCAACAAAGACGTTAAGCACCAAAGAACGTAAAAAGTCTCGTTTTGGGAACGCATTTCACCTTATTCGAGAGCTTTTACGAGCTGTCAAAATGATTGTTGATTCCCACATCCAGTATCGTTTAGGTAATGTTGATGCTTACCAACTAGCAGATGGGCTTTACTATCTTTTCAATCACTTGGGCCAATTGACAGGTATCTACAGATACAAATACAAGGTCATGCACCAAATACGTCAATGTAAAGATTTAAAACATATTATTTATCAAAGATTCAACAAAGTAATAGGTAAAGGTCCTGGATGTGGCTTTTGGCAACCGGCATGGAGAGTGTGGCTCTTCTTTTTGAGGGGTATCATTCCGTTATTAGAGAGATGGTTGGGTAACCTTATTGCTAGACAGTTTGAAGGTAGAAGACAAAATGATGTGGCAAAAACAATTACCAAGCAAAGAGTTGACGCATACTACGATATTGAGTTGCGAGCCCAAGTTATGCACGACATATTAGATATGATCCCTGAAGGATTGAAGCAAAGCAAATCTAAAACTGTTCTTCAACATTTGAGTGAGGCATGGCGATGCTGGAAAGCAAATATTCCTTGGAAAGTTCCAGGGTTACCCAAGCCCATTGAGAGTATAATTGAACGGTACATAAAAGCCAAGGCAGATGGCTGGATTTCAGTGGCACACTACAACAGAGAAAGAATTAGGAAAGGTGCACATGTGGAAAAGACAGTTGCTAGAAAGAATTTGGGGAGACTTACAAGGCTATGGATCAAGAATGAACAAGAAAGACAAATGAATTTTGGCAAGAATGGTCCATTTGTGTCACCAGACGAAGGGGTGAAGATTTTCCAAACAATGGTGAGCTGGCTTGAGAGCAGAAAGTTTAATCCTATTCCGTTCCCACCAATATCTTATAAGCACGACACAAAATTGTTGGTTTTGGCATTGgagaatttgaaagaaagCTATAGTGCAAATGCCAAGTTGAATTCGGCACAACGTGAAGAGCTCGCATTGATTGAGCAGGCATATGACAACCCCCACGAGTGTTTGGTTCGAATCAAGAAGTTTTTGTTGACCCAGAGAATTTTCAAGGAAGTTGGTTTAGAGATGATGGATTACTATAGCCATTTGGTGCCAACGTATTCGGTGGATCCATTGGAAAAAATTACTGATGCCTATTTGGACCAGTACTTGTGGTATGAAGCAGATAAAAGAAGGTTATTCCCCAACTGGGTCAAACCcagtgatgatgaaatcCCACCGTTACTTGTCTACAAATGGTGTCAAggaatcaataatttacaTAGTGTGTGGAATACGTCGGCAGGTGAATGCGGTGTCATGCTTGAAACTtcattaaacaaattttcgGAAAACATTGATTTCACCTTGTTGAACAGGCTTTTACGTTTAATCATGGACACTAATATTGCCGATTATATCACTTCCAAAAACAACGTGAGTCTTACATTCAAAGACATGAACCATGTCAACCAGTACGGAATCATCAGGGGACTTCAATTTGCGTCATTTGTGTATCAATACTATGGTTtagttgttgatttgttgattcttGGCTTGGATAGGGCATTGGAAATAGCTGGTCCCGTTCAGAACCCAAacaattttcttcaatttaaAGATTTGGAGACTGAAACTGCATCACCAATCAGGTTGTATTCGCGTTATTTGGACAAGATTCATatatttttccaatttgacAATGAAGAGGCATCTGGTTTAATTCAAGACTATTTGTCGGAACACCCAGAtccaaattttgaaaatgttgtGGGGTATAACAATCATAGATGCTGGCCCCGCGACTCTCGAATGCGGTTGATGCGACACGATGTGAATTTAGGGAGAGCAACATTTTGGGAGATTAGTGGACGCATTCCAACTTCGTTGACGTCGATAGAATGGGAGGATTCGTTTGCATCAGTGTACTCCCGCGATAACccaaatttattgtttctgATGTGTGGTTTTGAAGTGAGAATATTACCGAAAATCCGAGCCAAAGAGCTTCTGTCATCGCAGGAAGGTGTGTGGGATCTCGTAGACCAAAACACCAGAGAAAGGACAGCTAAGGCGTTTTTACAAGTGTCACAAGAAGCTGTCGATCATTTCCACAATCGAATTCGTCAAATATTAATGTCTTCTGGATCTACTACATTTACCAAAGTTGCTGCAAAATGGAACACTGCGTTAATTGCGTTGGTCACATACTATAGAGAAGCTGCCATTGCCACGCCGTCGTTGTTGGATGTGCTTGTCAAATgtgaaacaaaaattcaGAATCGAGTGAAAATGGGGCTCAATTCCAAAATGCCTTCAAGATTCCCACCAGCAGTGTTTTATACACCCAAAGAGTTGGGAGGGTTAGGCATGCTAAGTGCATCACATATTTTAATTCCTGCTTCAGATCTTCGGTGGTCTAAACAAACAGATACTGGAATAACCCATTTCCGAGCTGGTATGACGCACCAAGATGAAAAGATTATCCCCACAATATTTAGATACGTGACTTCTTGGGAAAACGAGTTTTTAGACTCGCAAAGAGTGTGGGCCGAGTATGCTATTAAACGGCAAGAGGCAATTGAGCAAAACAGACGATTGACATTTGAAGACATGGAAAATAACTGGGACCGAGGTTTGCCACGTATCAGTACGTTGTTTCAAAAGGATAGACACACTTTGGCTTATGACAAGGGCCATAGAATAAGAAGAGAATTCAAGCAGTTTAGCTTAGCCCGCTTTAACCCATTTTGGTGGACCAGTAATCATCATGATGGTAAATTATGGAACTTGAATGCGTACAGAACCGATGTTATCCAAGCGTTGGGTGGTATTGAGACTATTCTTGAACATACATTATTTAAAGGTACCGGTTTTGATTCGTGGGAAGGATTGTTTTGGGAGAAAGCTTCAGGTTTTGAAGACTCGTTgaaattcaagaaattgacCAATGCCCAACGACAAGGGTTGAGTCAAATACCCAACCGTCGTTTCACATTATGGTGGTCCCCCACAATCAATCGAGCAAATGTTTATGTTGGGTTTTTGGTGCAGTTGGACTTGACTGGTATATTTCTTCATGGTAAGATCCCAACATTAAAGATTTCgttgattcaaattttcagAGCTCATTTGTGGCAGAAAATCCACGAGAGTGTAGTCCAAGACATTTGCCAAGTTCTCgataaagaattggaaGTTTTGCAGATTGATAATGTGGAAAAGCAAGCTATCCATCCAAGAAAATCATACAAAATGAATTCGTCTACGGCAGACATTGTGTTGACAAGTACTTACAAATGGAAGGTCTCCAAGCCATCTTTGCTCAACGAAAAAGATGATAAAATGGAAATTCCTGCCACAACGTTTTGGATTGATGTTCAGCTTCGATATGGTGATTATGACTCGCATGACATATCAAGATATGCGCGATCAAAGTTTTTAGATTATACAACCGATGGTATGAGCTCGTATCCGTCACCAACTGGTATTATCATTGCAATTGACTTGGCATATAACATGTACGATGTGTATGGTAATTGGTTCCCAGGGTTAAAGCCGTTGGTCCACAATGCCATGAGAGAGATTATGAAGGCAAACCCAGCATTGTATGTATTGCGTGAACGTATTCGTAAGGGGTTGCAGTTGTACCAATCACAACCTCAAGAAgcatttttgaattctAATAACTATGCtgaattgtttaataaCGATACCcaattgtttgttgatGACACCAATGTTTATCGAGTTACTGTTCACAAAACATTCGAAGGAAACTTGGCCACAAAACCAATCAATGGGTGTATATTTATACTCAATCCTAAAAGTGGacaattatttttgaagATTATTCACACGTCGGTATGGTCAGGTCAGAAACGTTTGGGCCAATTAGCCAAGTGGAAAGCAGCAGAGGAAGTTGCTGCGTTGGTCAAGTCGTTACCACGAGAAGAACAACctaaacaattaattgtCAGTAGAAGGGGGATGATGGATCCACTTGAAGTCCATATGTTGGATTTCCCCAATATCTCCATTAGACCTTCGGAATTGCATTTGCCGTTTGCTGCGGTTATGAAGATAGACAAGTTGTCGGATATAGTTTTGAAAGCAAGTGAGCCGCAAATGGTGTTGTTCAACTTTTATGATGATTGGTTAAAGAGCATTTCCCCTTATACTGCATTTTCTCGagtgatattgattttgagaGCATTGAATATTGACACTGAGACAGCCAACCATATTTTACGTCCTAGTGCTAACATTGTGACACAAGACCACCATATTTGGCCATCACTTAGCGATGAGCAATGGGTTGACGTTGAAGCCCAGTTGCGAGACTTGATTCTTAGCGACTATTCCAAGAAATACAATGTCAATATCCAATCGTTGACGCAATCAGAAGTGCGTGATTTGATATTGGGTCAAGATATTAGAGCTCCTTCTGTTAAGAGACAAGAAATTgctgaaattgaagatggTAAATCCAACAACCAAGTGGAAAACAAGGAACTAACAGCATTGAAGACAACTACAACCAATGTACATGGTGAGGAGATTACAACCGTAACCACTACAAACTATGAGCAACTGACGTTTTCGTCAAGAAATGAATGGAGAAATCGTGCTATTGCTGCCAACAACTTGCACTTGCGTGccaaaaatatatatgtgAGTTCAGAAGAGTTTGTTGATGACGAGAATTCGTTCACGTACATCTTGCCAAAGAATATTTTGCAAAAGCTTATACAGATTTCAGACTTGAGAATCCAGGTGGGGGCATTTCTTTACGGTAAATCCCCTGCCGACCATGTTGGTGTTAAGGAGATTAAGTGTATTGCCATTGTGCCTCAGTTGGGTAACGTTAATTCAATACAGTTTCCAAACACCCTTCCCGACCAGGTAGGGTACTTGAAGGATTTGGAATTGTTGGGATGGGTTCATACTCAATCACAAGAGTTTAGTTACATGACATCATTTGACATCACCACACAATCGCGGTTTTTCGATGAATACAAGCCAAATTTTGTCACCATGACCGTTGCTTACACGCCAGGATCAGTCACAGTATCGTCTTTTGAAATCACCAAAGAGGGATTTGATTGGGGTCGCACAAACAATGACATGATGTCAGAAACCCCATCTGGGTTCAGTAAAGATTATGCTAAAAAGAACCAATTGATCATGTCCGACAAGATTGCTGGTACATTTATGGTGCCTGATGATGACATCTGGAACTATTTTTTCATGGGGGCCATTTTCAATGCCGCTGAATTGTATGATCTAAAGTTGGACATTCCGTTGACATTCTACGATGAACTACACCGTCCAATACATTTTAGTAATTTCACCCACATTGAGGCTGGTAATGAAGAGGAAGCAAATCAGGAAGATGTATTTAGTTAGTGCATATATATTAATACTACAACTTGTGTTTTAACTCGCCACTGGCAAGTTTCTTGAATCTATCTTTAGGGATTCCCGAAGTCCATTTATAAACTCCTCTGGAGACTTCTTGAGAGTTAACCATACTAATGGCTGGCTTGTAAATCTGTTTCAACAATTCCTTATTTTGCAAAATCGAGTCAACATGCAAGTTTTCTGTAGCGTCGAGCAACTCGCCCAAGACGGTGGAATTGAACTCTTCAGCTGTTTTAAATTTCCCTCCATAGTGTTTGTTTACGAGCCCAGcattttgtaaatcttgACCAGAAATTCTCTTggacaacaacaatgctTCGGCAGCTTTGGACCAGCCTAAACGAATTGGAAGTGTGGCCGATGTACCACCTTCAGCGAGAATACCAATATTTGCAAAGGGAGTTAAAAAGAATGTTTTTGACAAGTCATTGACATAGACCAAATCACAAAGTGCCACAAAGGATGCTGATAATCCTATAGCAGGTCCATTCAAAGCGACTGCAAGGATCTTTTTGTGGGCAAGAAACGTTTGCACCAAAAATGTTTGCTTTGCCACTGACAAGTTCAACCAAGTGTCAAGTTCGGTATCTTGGGAGGTAACAAAATCAGCATTGGCACCTGCAGAGAAGACCCTGCCTGTAGATTGAATCAAAGTGATGATAGTGCCCTCTTCGTTGTTTGCTCTTTCTAAGAATTTGCAAAGTATATCATATTGTGGTATGGTTAAGGAGTTGAGTTTTTTTGGATTGTTCAAAGTAATCAATACTGCTCTGTCTTTGACTTCATAAGTGATTGGGTCTGACATGATTGGGTCTGCTGATGGAGAGAgtcttttcaattttgacTGGAAAATACGTCAACTTTTATATGGTACCACATCCGGACTTACGAACCttggcaaaaaaaaaagtgggGAATCGAATTGATCTAcacactactactacttaCCAGTGTCTTACTGAAATGATATGCTCTTCAATAGATAACAATAGTTTCCGCAACTCACTTCGCGAGATATTCTCCTTTAGCAATAACAA from Candida albicans SC5314 chromosome R, complete sequence encodes:
- a CDS encoding uncharacterized protein (Protein with an enoyl-CoA hydratase related domain; Spider biofilm induced); protein product: MSDPITYEVKDRAVLITLNNPKKLNSLTIPQYDILCKFLERANNEEGTIITLIQSTGRVFSAGANADFVTSQDTELDTWLNLSVAKQTFLVQTFLAHKKILAVALNGPAIGLSASFVALCDLVYVNDLSKTFFLTPFANIGILAEGGTSATLPIRLGWSKAAEALLLSKRISGQDLQNAGLVNKHYGGKFKTAEEFNSTVLGELLDATENLHVDSILQNKELLKQIYKPAISMVNSQEVSRGVYKWTSGIPKDRFKKLASGELKHKL